A region of Diospyros lotus cultivar Yz01 chromosome 3, ASM1463336v1, whole genome shotgun sequence DNA encodes the following proteins:
- the LOC127797873 gene encoding LOW QUALITY PROTEIN: probable glutathione S-transferase parA (The sequence of the model RefSeq protein was modified relative to this genomic sequence to represent the inferred CDS: deleted 1 base in 1 codon): MEESLVLLDFWPSTFGMRVRIALAEKGLKYELKEESLKDKSPLLLEMNPLHKMVPVLIHNGKPICESLLILEYVDEVWTHKSPLLPSDPYQRSQTRFWVDYADKKIYSSGKRILMERGEEQEKAKKEFKECLKTLQRELGDKLYFAGESFGFMDVALVPYFSWFYTYESFGNFSVEAECPRLVAWAKRCMHRETVSKSLSDPHEVYGFALQLLGGLE, translated from the exons atggaagaaagccTGGTTCTGCTAGACTTCTGGCCGAGCACTTTCGGGATGAGGGTGAGAATCGCCTTGGCTGAGAAGGGGTTGAAGTATGAGTTGAAGGAAGAAAGCTTGAAAGACAAGAGCCCTTTACTTCTGGAGATGAATCCACTTCACAAGATGGTTCCAGTTTTGATTCACAATGGCAAACCAATCTGTGAATCCCTCCTTATCCTTGAGTACGTTGATGAGGTTTGGACTCACAAATCTCCTCTTCTTCCCTCTGATCCATACCAGCGTTCACAGACCAGGTTTTGGGTCGATTATGCTGATAAGAAG ATATACAGCAGTGGGAAGAGAATATTGATGGAAAGGGGAGAAGAGCAAGAGAAAGCAAAGAAGGAATTCAAAGAATGCTTG AAGACTTTGCAGAGGGAGCTAGGAGACAAGCTTTACTTTGCGGGGGAGTCCTTTGGATTTATGGACGTGGCACTTGTACCCTATTTTAGCTGGTTCTACACATACGAAAGCTTTGGGAATTTCAGCGTGGAGGCCGAGTGCCCTAGGCTCGTGGCATGGGCTAAGAGATGCATGCACAGAGAAACTGTTTCCAAGTCTCTCTCTGACCCCCATGAGGTCTATGGCTTTGCTTTGCAGCTTTTGGGAGGCTTGGAATAG
- the LOC127796586 gene encoding probable glutathione S-transferase parA, whose protein sequence is MEESVVLLDFWPSSYAMRVKIALAEKGIKFEAKAENLSDKSALLLETNPVHKTIPVLIHSGKPICESLVILEYIDEAWSEKSPLLPSDPYQRSQARFWADFVDKKVYDAGKKVWKAKGEEQEELREELVECLKRMEAELGDKPFFGGDAMGLVDVVLVPLSCWFYTFETFARFSIEAECPKIVDWVKRCLQRHSVSSSLPHPNMIYDYALQFKRKGFAY, encoded by the exons atggaagaaagcgTGGTTCTGCTGGATTTCTGGCCGAGCTCTTATGCGATGAGAGTGAAGATAGCGTTGGCTGAGAAGGGAATCAAATTCGAGGCCAAGGCGGAGAACTTGAGTGACAAGAGCGCTCTGCTCTTGGAGACGAACCCAGTTCACAAAACCATCCCGGTTTTGATTCACAGCGGCAAACCCATCTGTGAATCTCTCGTCATCCTCGAGTACATTGACGAGGCGTGGAGTGAAAAATCCCCTCTTCTGCCCTCTGATCCATACCAGCGGTCACAGGCCAGGTTTTGGGCCGACTTCGTCGACAAGAAG GTTTACGATGCCGGGAAGAAGGTGTGGAAGGCGAAGGGAGAAGAGCAAGAGGAATTGAGAGAGGAGTTGGTAGAATGCTTGAAGAGAATGGAAGCAGAGCTCGGAGACAAGCCTTTCTTCGGGGGAGACGCCATGGGGCTGGTGGATGTGGTTCTGGTTCCCCTTTCGTGCTGGTTCTACACCTTTGAAACCTTCGCGCGTTTCAGCATCGAGGCTGAGTGCCCCAAGATCGTCGACTGGGTTAAGAGGTGCCTCCAGAGACACAGCGTCTCAAGCTCTCTGCCTCATCCAAACATGATCTATGACTATGCCTTGCAGTTTAAGCGGAAAGGCTTCGCTTATTAA